A single genomic interval of Flavobacterium sp. N2820 harbors:
- the ribB gene encoding 3,4-dihydroxy-2-butanone-4-phosphate synthase — translation MSNNIQLNTIEEAIEDIRQGKVIIVVDDEDRENEGDFLAAAEKVTPEMINFMATHGRGLICAPLTESRCKELDLHAMVRNNTDHMETAFTVSVDLKGKGVSTGISASDRAKTIEALIDPETKPFDLARPGHIFPLIAKQGGVLRRTGHTEAAIDFARLAGFKPAGVIVEIMNEDGSMARLPQLVAVAKKFDLKLVSIEDLVAYRMQHDSLIQKKEDFDIETRFGKFRMRAYLQTTNKQVHIALTKGTWNAGESVLTRINTTQVNNDILGTLTSDNDKKLDSVFRSINDAEKGAIVFINQEVKSLELLERITTLKTLQSQGEMRAPQIKMDTKDFGIGAQILHDLDITKIKLLSNSSAPTKRVGMIGYGLEITEYVNY, via the coding sequence ATGTCAAACAACATACAACTAAACACCATTGAAGAAGCTATAGAAGACATCCGTCAAGGAAAAGTAATCATAGTAGTCGATGATGAAGACAGAGAAAACGAAGGTGATTTTTTAGCTGCAGCCGAAAAGGTAACACCTGAAATGATTAATTTCATGGCAACTCACGGTAGAGGACTCATTTGTGCACCTTTAACTGAATCTCGTTGTAAAGAATTAGACCTTCATGCCATGGTGCGCAATAATACAGATCACATGGAAACTGCTTTCACCGTTTCAGTTGACTTAAAAGGAAAAGGGGTTAGCACTGGAATTTCTGCATCCGATAGAGCAAAAACTATTGAAGCTTTAATTGATCCAGAAACAAAACCTTTTGATTTGGCACGACCTGGGCACATTTTCCCATTGATTGCAAAACAAGGTGGTGTTTTAAGAAGAACCGGACACACCGAAGCAGCTATAGACTTTGCTCGTTTGGCAGGTTTTAAACCCGCTGGAGTAATTGTAGAAATCATGAACGAAGACGGTTCTATGGCACGTTTACCACAATTAGTAGCTGTAGCAAAAAAATTCGATCTAAAATTGGTTTCAATTGAAGACTTAGTAGCCTACAGAATGCAACACGATAGCTTGATTCAAAAGAAAGAAGATTTTGATATTGAAACTCGTTTCGGTAAATTTAGAATGAGAGCTTATTTACAAACGACCAACAAACAAGTACATATTGCGTTAACCAAAGGAACTTGGAATGCAGGAGAATCTGTTTTAACCCGAATCAATACCACACAAGTTAACAATGATATTTTAGGCACTTTAACTAGTGACAACGATAAGAAATTGGACAGTGTTTTTCGTTCAATAAATGACGCCGAAAAAGGGGCTATTGTATTCATCAATCAAGAAGTAAAATCGTTGGAATTATTAGAACGAATTACAACACTAAAAACATTACAAAGTCAAGGGGAAATGAGAGCTCCTCAAATTAAAATGGACACCAAAGATTTTGGTATCGGTGCCCAAATTTTACATGACTTAGACATTACTAAAATTAAATTATTATCAAACAGCTCTGCTCCAACTAAGCGAGTAGGAATGATTGGTTATGGATTAGAAATTACAGAATATGTCAATTATTAA
- the rho gene encoding transcription termination factor Rho — protein MFDIEVLKEMKLSDLQEIAKVAKINKYRSLKKDDLVYQILDLQAAKPEVIKSEIPTEKKAELPKEKRTRILPKKEVNQAPKIKKDLFSQPLKELPEEVIPVKEEVIEEVKAEAPKEFAPKPNNKLPRKDFKEKKPLPHKVTKEEAPKVVPTVTESSEAAEMAQNEKNLSKNPNYKANQNNPNHPDYKKSNPTEGTNGNNGTGTPNKNPHQNKKQNFREPDYEFDGIIESEGVLEMMPDGYGFLRSSDYNYLASPDDIYLSTSQIRLFGLKTGDTVKGVVRPPKEGEKYFPLVKVLKINGHDPQVVRDRISFEHLTPVFPTEKFNLADRNSTISTRIIDLFSPIGKGQRGMIVAQPKTGKTMLLKDVANAIAANHPEVYLIVLLIDERPEEVTDMQRSVRGEVIASTFDREPQEHVKIANIVLEKAKRLVECGHDVVILLDSITRLARAYNTVQPASGKILSGGVDANALQKPKRFFGAARNVENGGSLSIIATALTETGSKMDEVIFEEFKGTGNMELQLDRRISNKRIFPAIDLVSSSTRRDDLLLDENTIHRMWIMRKYLADMNPVEAMDFIHDRFKKTRNNEEFLISMNQ, from the coding sequence ATGTTTGATATTGAAGTATTAAAAGAGATGAAACTCTCTGATTTGCAAGAAATTGCAAAAGTAGCTAAGATTAATAAATACCGTTCGCTAAAAAAAGACGATTTAGTGTATCAAATCTTAGATTTACAAGCAGCCAAGCCCGAAGTTATAAAATCGGAAATTCCAACAGAAAAAAAGGCTGAATTACCAAAAGAAAAAAGGACTAGAATTCTTCCGAAAAAAGAAGTGAATCAAGCACCAAAAATTAAAAAAGACTTGTTTTCGCAACCTTTAAAAGAGTTACCTGAAGAAGTAATTCCCGTTAAAGAGGAAGTTATTGAAGAAGTTAAAGCGGAAGCACCAAAAGAATTTGCTCCCAAACCAAACAACAAGTTACCCCGTAAAGATTTTAAAGAAAAAAAACCTTTGCCCCATAAAGTTACTAAAGAGGAAGCACCAAAAGTAGTTCCAACTGTAACTGAAAGCTCAGAAGCAGCTGAAATGGCTCAAAATGAGAAAAATTTGTCTAAAAACCCTAATTATAAGGCAAATCAAAATAACCCCAATCATCCTGATTACAAAAAAAGTAATCCAACAGAAGGAACGAATGGCAACAACGGAACTGGAACTCCTAACAAAAATCCACATCAAAATAAAAAACAAAATTTTAGAGAGCCCGATTATGAGTTCGACGGAATTATTGAAAGTGAAGGGGTATTAGAAATGATGCCTGATGGTTATGGATTTTTACGTTCGTCAGATTACAACTATTTAGCTTCACCCGATGATATTTACTTATCTACTTCACAAATTCGTTTGTTTGGATTAAAAACTGGTGATACAGTAAAAGGAGTTGTACGTCCTCCAAAAGAAGGTGAAAAATATTTTCCTTTGGTAAAAGTATTAAAAATCAATGGACATGATCCGCAAGTGGTTCGTGATAGAATTTCGTTTGAGCATTTAACACCCGTTTTTCCAACAGAAAAATTCAATTTAGCGGATAGAAATAGTACAATTTCAACCCGTATTATTGATTTGTTTTCGCCAATAGGAAAAGGACAACGTGGAATGATAGTTGCCCAACCAAAAACGGGTAAAACAATGTTGTTAAAGGATGTTGCAAACGCAATTGCAGCCAATCATCCAGAGGTTTACTTGATTGTTTTATTAATTGACGAACGTCCTGAAGAGGTAACCGATATGCAACGCAGTGTGCGTGGTGAAGTAATTGCTTCAACTTTTGATAGAGAGCCACAAGAACACGTGAAAATTGCAAACATTGTTTTGGAAAAAGCAAAACGTTTGGTAGAATGTGGTCATGATGTGGTCATTTTATTAGATTCTATTACCCGTTTAGCAAGAGCTTATAATACCGTGCAACCAGCCTCTGGAAAAATATTAAGTGGTGGTGTTGATGCGAATGCGTTACAAAAACCAAAACGTTTCTTTGGAGCGGCTCGTAATGTTGAAAACGGTGGTTCGTTGAGTATCATTGCAACAGCATTAACCGAAACAGGTTCTAAAATGGACGAAGTTATCTTTGAGGAATTTAAAGGAACGGGTAACATGGAATTACAATTGGATAGAAGAATTTCAAACAAACGTATTTTCCCTGCGATTGACTTGGTTTCTTCAAGTACGCGTCGTGATGATTTATTATTAGATGAAAATACAATTCACAGAATGTGGATTATGCGTAAATACCTTGCCGATATGAATCCAGTAGAAGCAATGGACTTTATTCACGATAGATTTAAGAAAACGCGAAATAATGAAGAATTTCTAATTTCGATGAATCAATAA
- a CDS encoding DUF4293 domain-containing protein, whose translation MLQRIQSLYMLASAIVTGALPFVFELWTDKNKVDVFFTSSIVFISLFVLSTVLSIYSILNFKKRQHQFVLNRLNMIFNFILLGFFVYRSLNLSGETFVSEKGIGMFLPAISIVLLVLANKAIKKDEDLVKSVDRLR comes from the coding sequence ATGTTACAACGCATTCAATCACTTTATATGTTAGCCAGTGCAATTGTTACTGGTGCGCTACCTTTTGTTTTTGAATTATGGACAGATAAAAATAAAGTTGACGTTTTTTTTACCTCTTCTATTGTTTTTATTAGTCTGTTTGTTTTGTCAACCGTATTATCTATTTATAGTATTTTAAATTTTAAAAAGAGACAACATCAATTTGTGTTAAACAGATTGAACATGATATTTAACTTTATTTTACTAGGATTTTTTGTGTATCGCTCGCTAAACTTATCCGGAGAAACGTTTGTTTCAGAGAAGGGTATTGGGATGTTTCTTCCTGCAATTTCTATCGTTTTATTAGTCTTGGCAAACAAGGCAATAAAAAAGGACGAAGATCTCGTAAAATCTGTAGATCGATTACGATAA
- a CDS encoding metallophosphoesterase family protein yields MKKILLLSDTHSHIDDVILKYVNQADEVWHAGDIGDLAVTDAIKKLKPLRGVYGNIDDDKARMEFPLNNRFFCEGVDVWITHIGGYPDKYNPTIRAEITTNPPKLFICGHSHILKVQFDKQLNLLHMNPGACGKYGFHQVRTMLRFEIDGDKIQCLEVIELGKK; encoded by the coding sequence ATGAAGAAAATTTTGCTTTTATCAGATACCCATAGCCACATAGATGATGTTATTTTGAAATACGTAAACCAAGCGGATGAGGTTTGGCATGCAGGTGATATTGGTGATTTAGCAGTTACCGATGCGATTAAAAAGTTAAAACCACTTCGGGGTGTTTATGGAAACATCGATGATGATAAAGCGCGAATGGAATTTCCATTAAATAATCGGTTTTTTTGTGAAGGAGTGGACGTTTGGATTACACATATTGGTGGTTATCCAGATAAATACAATCCAACTATTCGAGCCGAAATTACTACAAATCCACCAAAGTTATTCATTTGCGGACATTCGCACATTTTAAAAGTACAATTTGATAAGCAGTTGAATTTACTACACATGAACCCAGGCGCTTGTGGGAAATATGGTTTTCATCAAGTACGAACGATGTTGCGTTTTGAAATTGATGGTGATAAAATACAGTGTTTAGAAGTGATTGAACTTGGTAAGAAATAG
- the truA gene encoding tRNA pseudouridine(38-40) synthase TruA, with the protein MRYFIEFAYNGKNFHGFQSQPDASSVQETLEKALSTLFRSTIAIVGAGRTDAGVHAKQMYAHFETELELDSEYWSHKLNSFLPPSIVIYRIIPVHEAAHARFDATSRTYEYYMHTFKDAFITDGSWYHSHQLDLEKMNESCKILFEYIDFECFSKVHTDVNTFNCKISEAHWKQAGNQLIFTITADRFLRNMVRAIVGTMVNIGLGKIEVADLRTIIESKNRGKAGFSVPAQGLYLVNVAYPYIKEREKINE; encoded by the coding sequence TTGAGATATTTCATAGAATTTGCCTACAACGGAAAAAACTTCCACGGATTTCAGAGCCAACCTGACGCTTCGTCGGTACAAGAAACTCTGGAAAAAGCGCTTTCTACCCTATTTAGATCAACTATAGCCATTGTAGGTGCTGGAAGAACCGATGCCGGTGTGCATGCCAAACAAATGTATGCGCATTTTGAAACCGAATTGGAGTTAGATTCTGAGTATTGGTCTCACAAATTGAACTCGTTTTTGCCTCCATCGATTGTGATTTACAGAATTATTCCGGTTCACGAAGCCGCTCACGCTCGTTTTGATGCCACTTCAAGAACCTACGAATATTACATGCACACGTTCAAAGATGCGTTTATTACCGATGGAAGTTGGTATCATTCCCATCAATTGGATTTGGAAAAAATGAATGAATCATGTAAAATTTTGTTCGAATACATCGATTTTGAATGCTTCTCAAAAGTACATACCGATGTGAATACCTTTAATTGTAAAATTTCAGAAGCACATTGGAAACAAGCTGGAAATCAACTTATCTTTACCATCACTGCCGATAGATTTTTGCGCAATATGGTGAGAGCTATTGTGGGAACTATGGTGAATATTGGTTTAGGCAAAATTGAAGTGGCTGATTTACGCACAATCATTGAAAGTAAAAACAGAGGAAAAGCCGGCTTTTCAGTTCCAGCACAAGGTTTGTACTTAGTAAATGTTGCCTATCCATACATAAAAGAAAGAGAAAAAATTAATGAGTAA
- a CDS encoding ABC transporter ATP-binding protein, whose translation MSKIKTSSFTKLLAYAKPYKGKLYFVSFWAIFLAIMTALRPFLLNFTIDNYLVDAKKETNIIQQYFEEFMQYFFAGNDNPTNLKVLVIIMFIALALEAIAQFLFTYLANWLGQDIIKDLRDKLYLHITSFKMKYFDNEPVGKLVTRSVSDIESIASIFSQGLFMIVSDVLKMIIVIAFMLVINWKTTGIVLVIMPVILIATNIFNKKMKVAFKEVRNEVTNLNTFIQERLTGMKIVQLFNREKIELEKFEEINQKHNKAWLKNILYNSIFFPIADIISNISIGLVVYFGAIWIINGDTDTTIGQLVAFNMYITMLYNPLRQIADKFNVMQMGIVAADRVFEILDTEENVQDNGTIEASHFKGTIELKDVRFSYIKNEEVLKGINLKVQPGETIAIVGSTGAGKSTIINLLNRFYEINSGEITIDNRNINDYTLESLRKQIAIVLQDVFLFSDSIYKNITLHNETISREDVIAAAKKIGVHEFIMTLPEGYDYNVKERGVMLSSGQRQLIAFLRAYVSNPSILILDEATSSIDTHSEELIQKATDAITKDRTSIVIAHRLATVVNASKIIVMDKGQIVEQGTHQELLMKANGYYKKLYDSQFAVEVE comes from the coding sequence ATGAGTAAAATAAAAACATCTTCGTTTACCAAATTGTTAGCTTACGCAAAACCTTACAAAGGAAAATTGTACTTTGTGAGCTTTTGGGCAATATTCCTAGCAATTATGACGGCTTTAAGACCGTTTTTATTGAACTTTACTATCGATAATTACTTAGTAGATGCCAAAAAAGAAACCAACATAATTCAACAATATTTTGAAGAATTTATGCAGTATTTCTTTGCGGGCAATGACAACCCTACGAATTTGAAAGTATTGGTAATCATTATGTTTATTGCGCTTGCTCTCGAAGCGATTGCTCAGTTTTTATTTACTTATTTAGCCAATTGGTTAGGACAAGATATCATCAAAGATTTACGCGATAAATTATACCTTCATATTACTTCGTTTAAAATGAAGTATTTTGATAATGAACCTGTTGGGAAATTAGTCACCCGTTCGGTTTCAGATATCGAATCCATCGCAAGTATCTTCAGTCAAGGATTATTTATGATTGTGAGTGATGTACTTAAAATGATTATTGTAATTGCTTTTATGCTTGTTATAAATTGGAAAACTACAGGAATTGTACTTGTAATTATGCCTGTTATCCTAATTGCTACCAACATTTTCAATAAAAAAATGAAAGTTGCTTTTAAAGAGGTTCGAAATGAAGTCACCAATCTAAATACGTTCATCCAAGAACGATTAACCGGTATGAAAATCGTACAACTTTTCAATCGTGAAAAAATCGAATTAGAAAAGTTTGAAGAAATCAATCAAAAACACAATAAAGCTTGGTTAAAAAACATTCTGTACAACTCCATCTTCTTCCCTATTGCCGATATTATCTCTAATATTAGTATTGGTTTAGTGGTGTACTTTGGTGCCATTTGGATTATCAATGGCGATACCGATACAACTATTGGGCAATTAGTAGCTTTCAATATGTACATTACCATGCTATACAACCCTTTACGTCAAATTGCAGATAAATTTAACGTAATGCAAATGGGAATTGTTGCTGCCGATAGAGTGTTTGAGATTTTAGATACCGAAGAGAATGTGCAAGATAACGGTACCATTGAAGCATCGCATTTTAAAGGAACTATCGAATTAAAAGACGTTCGTTTTAGTTACATCAAAAATGAAGAAGTTTTAAAAGGAATCAATCTTAAAGTACAACCCGGCGAAACCATTGCTATTGTTGGTAGTACTGGCGCTGGAAAATCGACAATTATTAATTTATTGAATCGTTTTTACGAAATCAATTCGGGTGAAATTACTATCGATAATCGAAACATTAACGACTATACTTTAGAAAGCCTTCGCAAGCAAATTGCTATTGTTTTACAAGATGTTTTCTTGTTTTCAGATAGTATTTATAAAAATATTACACTCCATAACGAAACCATTTCGAGAGAAGATGTAATTGCAGCTGCGAAAAAAATTGGCGTACATGAGTTCATCATGACCTTACCAGAAGGCTACGATTATAACGTAAAAGAACGTGGCGTGATGTTATCGTCTGGACAACGCCAATTGATTGCCTTTTTGAGAGCTTATGTGAGCAATCCAAGTATCTTAATTTTAGACGAAGCCACATCATCTATCGATACGCATTCTGAAGAATTAATTCAAAAAGCAACAGACGCCATTACTAAAGATCGCACATCAATTGTTATTGCACATCGATTAGCAACCGTTGTAAATGCAAGTAAAATTATTGTAATGGACAAAGGTCAAATTGTGGAACAAGGCACACATCAAGAATTATTGATGAAAGCAAATGGATATTACAAGAAGTTGTATGATTCTCAGTTTGCTGTGGAGGTTGAGTAG
- the lpdA gene encoding dihydrolipoyl dehydrogenase encodes MKYDIIVLGSGPGGYVTAIRASQLGFKVAVIEKENLGGICLNWGCIPTKALLKSAQVFDYLKHASDYGLTVTAFDKDFSAVVKRSRDVADGMSKGVQFLMKKNKIDVIDGFGKVKPGKKVDVTAADGKVTEYSADHIIIATGARSRELPNLPQDGKKVIGYRQAMTLPEQPKKMIVVGSGAIGVEFAHFYNAMGTEVTIVEFMPNIVPVEDEDISKQMERSMKKAGVSIMTNASVERIDTTGNGVKAFVKTAKGEEVLEADILLSAVGIKTNIENIGLEETGIATDRDKILVNAYYQTNVPGYYAIGDVTPGQALAHVASAEGILCVEKIAGLHVDALDYGNIPGCTYATPEIASVGMTEKQAKEKGYELKIGKFPFSASGKAKASGTPDGFVKVIFDAKYGEWLGCHMIGAGVTDMIAEAVVARKLETTGHEILKAVHPHPTMSEAVMEAVADAYGEVIHL; translated from the coding sequence ATGAAATACGATATCATAGTTTTAGGAAGTGGTCCTGGTGGTTATGTAACTGCTATTAGAGCATCACAATTAGGCTTCAAAGTAGCCGTTATCGAAAAAGAAAATTTGGGTGGAATTTGCTTAAACTGGGGGTGTATCCCAACAAAAGCATTATTAAAATCGGCTCAAGTTTTTGATTACCTAAAACATGCTTCAGATTACGGATTAACCGTTACAGCTTTCGACAAAGATTTTTCTGCGGTTGTAAAACGTTCTCGTGATGTGGCTGACGGAATGAGCAAAGGTGTTCAATTCTTAATGAAGAAAAATAAAATCGATGTGATTGATGGTTTTGGAAAAGTAAAACCAGGTAAAAAAGTTGACGTAACAGCTGCTGACGGAAAAGTAACTGAATATTCAGCAGATCATATCATCATTGCAACTGGCGCACGTTCTCGCGAATTGCCAAACTTACCACAAGATGGTAAAAAAGTAATTGGGTACCGCCAAGCCATGACGTTACCTGAGCAACCAAAGAAAATGATTGTGGTGGGTTCTGGTGCAATTGGCGTTGAGTTTGCGCATTTCTATAACGCAATGGGAACAGAAGTGACGATTGTAGAATTCATGCCAAACATTGTTCCTGTTGAAGACGAAGACATTTCAAAACAAATGGAACGTTCTATGAAAAAAGCAGGCGTTTCTATTATGACCAATGCTTCTGTGGAACGAATTGACACTACAGGAAACGGGGTAAAAGCATTCGTTAAAACCGCAAAAGGAGAAGAAGTTTTAGAAGCAGATATCTTATTATCAGCAGTGGGAATTAAAACCAACATCGAAAACATTGGATTAGAAGAAACCGGTATTGCTACCGATAGAGATAAAATCTTAGTGAACGCATATTACCAAACAAATGTACCAGGTTACTACGCTATTGGTGATGTAACGCCTGGACAAGCTTTAGCGCACGTAGCTTCGGCTGAAGGTATTTTATGTGTGGAAAAAATTGCAGGTTTACACGTAGACGCATTAGATTATGGAAACATCCCAGGTTGTACGTATGCTACACCAGAAATTGCTTCTGTGGGTATGACAGAAAAACAAGCGAAAGAAAAAGGATACGAATTAAAAATTGGTAAATTCCCATTCTCAGCTTCAGGAAAAGCAAAAGCGAGTGGAACTCCAGACGGATTTGTAAAAGTAATTTTTGATGCAAAATACGGTGAATGGTTAGGTTGCCACATGATTGGTGCCGGCGTTACCGATATGATTGCAGAAGCTGTTGTAGCGCGTAAATTAGAAACTACAGGACACGAAATCTTAAAAGCAGTTCACCCACACCCTACCATGAGTGAAGCGGTGATGGAAGCTGTGGCTGATGCTTACGGTGAAGTGATTCACTTGTAG
- a CDS encoding T9SS type A sorting domain-containing protein, whose amino-acid sequence MKGALLKNYFFKIIVIICLFVFNNTNSQVVTTIAGSSSGYQDGLGTTAKFNGSAGIVVDVNGNLFVADRLNHCIRKIAPNGMVSTYAGSGTSGFLDDTGINAQFNYPMHLAIDLNGNIFVADSNNHRIRKISPTGVVTTVAGSDSGFADGDGNVAKFSYPEGIAVDNLGNIFVADSNNHRIRKITSTGFVTTLAGNGTFGFADGNGNLAKFWTPCGIAVDSNGAVIVAEKQNNRIRKVQQNGDVSTIAGNGTSGSADGIGTTAQFRNPFGVAIDAVGDIYVADSGNNRIRKITPSGVVTTLAGSTSGYLDGIGTAAKFNYPIGISVATDGKVYISESGGCKIRMITSTLNNNSFRLENQIILYPNPSSSIVNLESHDLILSEIIILDINNRTIATKVGSNNQNKIDIHNLQNGIYTLQIITDKGILYKKIIKN is encoded by the coding sequence ATGAAAGGAGCTCTTCTAAAAAACTATTTTTTCAAAATTATAGTTATTATTTGTTTGTTTGTTTTTAATAATACAAATTCGCAAGTAGTCACAACTATAGCTGGAAGTAGTTCAGGCTATCAAGATGGTCTAGGAACTACTGCAAAATTTAACGGTTCTGCTGGTATTGTTGTTGATGTAAACGGCAATCTTTTTGTTGCAGATAGACTCAATCATTGTATTAGAAAAATTGCACCTAATGGTATGGTTTCTACCTATGCGGGAAGTGGCACTTCTGGCTTTTTAGATGACACTGGAATTAATGCTCAGTTTAATTATCCTATGCACCTTGCCATTGATTTAAATGGAAATATTTTCGTTGCCGATTCAAATAATCATCGCATTCGCAAAATTTCTCCAACTGGAGTTGTTACAACTGTAGCTGGCAGCGATTCGGGTTTTGCTGATGGAGATGGAAATGTTGCAAAATTTAGTTACCCAGAAGGTATAGCTGTTGATAATTTAGGAAATATTTTCGTTGCAGATTCAAATAATCATCGTATTCGCAAAATCACATCCACCGGATTTGTTACCACTTTGGCAGGAAATGGAACTTTTGGTTTTGCTGACGGAAATGGAAATTTAGCAAAATTTTGGACTCCATGCGGAATAGCCGTAGATTCAAATGGTGCAGTTATTGTAGCAGAAAAACAAAACAATAGAATACGAAAAGTTCAACAAAACGGAGATGTATCTACCATTGCTGGAAATGGAACCTCTGGAAGTGCGGATGGAATTGGGACAACAGCTCAGTTTAGAAATCCATTTGGCGTAGCTATTGACGCGGTAGGAGACATATATGTAGCGGATTCGGGCAATAATCGTATCCGAAAAATAACCCCATCTGGTGTAGTAACTACTTTAGCAGGAAGTACTTCTGGATATTTGGACGGAATTGGGACTGCTGCAAAATTCAATTATCCAATCGGAATTTCAGTAGCTACAGATGGAAAAGTCTATATAAGTGAATCTGGTGGTTGTAAAATTAGAATGATTACTTCTACTTTAAATAACAATTCTTTTAGATTAGAAAATCAAATCATCCTATATCCAAATCCTTCTTCCTCTATTGTTAATTTAGAATCACATGATTTGATACTATCCGAAATTATAATACTAGATATTAATAATAGAACGATAGCTACTAAAGTTGGTTCTAACAATCAAAATAAAATTGATATTCATAACCTGCAAAATGGAATATATACATTACAAATAATTACTGATAAAGGAATTTTGTATAAAAAAATCATCAAAAACTAA
- a CDS encoding heavy-metal-associated domain-containing protein encodes MKHTYKITGMTCSSCEEKVTSSLLQVENITSVTVSKDTELAIITMDKHVPLNDLKIALGTKYNIETTLDDAMLEENKSWFSTYKPIVLIFFYITVVTSIMAFQSIKSNEMEIHQIAMKWMNHFMGGFFLAFSFFKFLDLKGFADSYKMYDIVAKRIPFWAYLYPFIELGLGLSFLSNIFPLLTNSITFIVMTISIIGVLQAVFNKKKIQCACLGAVFNLPMSTVTIIEDALMIVMSGIMIFALV; translated from the coding sequence ATGAAACACACCTATAAAATCACGGGAATGACTTGCTCAAGTTGCGAAGAAAAAGTAACGAGTTCGTTATTACAGGTTGAAAACATAACCTCAGTAACCGTTTCTAAAGATACCGAATTGGCAATAATTACAATGGATAAACACGTTCCTTTGAACGATTTAAAAATTGCTTTAGGCACAAAATATAACATTGAAACTACGCTAGACGATGCAATGTTAGAAGAAAATAAAAGTTGGTTCAGCACCTACAAACCTATTGTATTGATCTTTTTTTATATCACGGTTGTGACCTCAATAATGGCGTTCCAAAGTATAAAAAGCAATGAAATGGAAATCCATCAAATTGCGATGAAATGGATGAATCACTTTATGGGAGGGTTCTTTTTGGCTTTTTCTTTTTTTAAATTTCTAGATTTAAAAGGCTTTGCAGACAGTTATAAAATGTATGACATTGTAGCGAAAAGAATTCCGTTTTGGGCGTATTTATATCCGTTCATTGAATTAGGTTTAGGACTTTCGTTTCTGTCTAATATTTTTCCATTACTCACAAATAGTATCACTTTTATCGTAATGACAATTAGTATTATTGGCGTTTTACAAGCGGTATTCAATAAGAAAAAAATTCAATGTGCCTGCTTGGGAGCTGTTTTTAATTTGCCTATGAGTACAGTGACCATTATCGAAGATGCACTAATGATTGTAATGAGTGGTATTATGATTTTTGCATTGGTCTAA
- a CDS encoding helix-turn-helix domain-containing protein: MKIHIKYMVSLRCKMAVKEELDRIKLKHTYIELGEVNLKKNITGDERESLRKGLLKKGLELIDDKKSLLIEKTKTTIIELIHYSEKYPKINYSDYISEQLDYNYNHLSSLFSEVTGTTIANYIIINKIERVKELLLYDELTLTEISLLMEYSSVAHLSHQFKKVTGLTPTYFKNMKQYKKRIMLEEL, translated from the coding sequence ATGAAGATACACATTAAATACATGGTTTCGCTTCGCTGCAAAATGGCAGTAAAAGAAGAATTGGACAGAATAAAGTTAAAACATACTTACATTGAGTTAGGTGAAGTAAACCTTAAAAAAAATATTACGGGCGATGAAAGAGAGTCGTTGCGAAAAGGACTTTTGAAAAAGGGACTTGAATTAATTGATGATAAAAAATCGTTACTGATTGAAAAAACAAAAACAACCATCATTGAATTAATTCATTATTCAGAAAAATACCCAAAAATTAATTACTCCGATTACATTAGTGAGCAGTTGGATTACAATTACAACCATCTTTCTTCACTTTTTTCAGAAGTTACGGGAACTACTATTGCAAATTACATCATTATCAACAAAATAGAACGCGTAAAAGAATTATTATTGTATGATGAATTAACGCTTACCGAAATCAGTTTGTTGATGGAATACAGTAGTGTTGCACACCTGTCGCACCAATTCAAAAAAGTTACTGGATTGACCCCAACCTATTTCAAAAATATGAAACAATACAAAAAACGAATCATGCTAGAAGAATTGTAG